One stretch of Glycine soja cultivar W05 chromosome 7, ASM419377v2, whole genome shotgun sequence DNA includes these proteins:
- the LOC114419182 gene encoding uncharacterized protein LOC114419182: MKIFNWVHKRFHHHNALKDGFASNMKKTEPTINNADSQALLKQVALTESLGGWEDGILTIGTLGYDPLKNINPHKEYFALEIEVEQEDGEGENIMVDDHEEEEKDYNAEHEELNPLIYNSFEHNFENVVSENNHDDGDVVGSFNNEIVVAPPVISYEVVEANDVEADEKKKKGERITLADLFLADTDVKIKLDPAKVCHLASSEKPNLKAKHGLSFAKKLIPRVKDNPHPMKDIKKLMKKMLKRKIHPDLDVKNHKPEGQEVSVAGVNNDNHMNEGNGSSYFLPI, translated from the exons ATGAAG ATCTTCAATTGGGTTCACAAGAGGTTTCATCATCATAACGCTCTGAAAG ATGGGTTTGCTTCAAACATGAAAAAGACTGAACCTACAATTAACAACGCTGATAGTCAAGCTTTGCTGAAACAAGTAGCCCTCACTGAATCACTTGGTGGATGGGAAGATGGCATTCTAACCATTGGCACTCTTGGCTATGATCCCTTGAAGAACATCAACCCTCACAAAGAATACTTTGCTTTGGAGATTGAAGTTGAACAAGAAGATGGTGAAGGAGAGAACATCATGGTCGATGATCATGAGGAGGAGGAAAAGGACTATAATGCTGAGCACGAGGAACTGAATCCATTGATATACAACTCATTTGAGCACAACTTTGAGAATGTTGTTAGTGAAAACAACCATGATGATGGGGATGTGGTTGGAAGCTTCAATAATGAAATTGTTGTGGCTCCACCAGTGATCTCTTATGAAGTAGTGGAAGCAAACGATGTGGAAGCTgatgaaaagaagaagaaaggagaaaggATCACACTAGCTGATCTCTTCTTGGCTGACACTGATGTTAAGATAAAGCTTGACCCTGCCAAAGTCTGCCACCTTGCTTCAAGTGAAAAACCAAACCTTAAAGCAAAGCATGGACTCTCTTTTGCCAAGAAGCTCATTCCCCGTGTTAAGGACAATCCCCATCCAATGAAAGATATCAAAAAA CTGATGAAGAAGATGTTGAAGAGGAAAATCCACCCGGATCTTGATGTCAAGAATCACAAACCAGAAGGTCAGGAAGTGAGTGTAGCAGGAGTAAACAATGATAATCACATGAATGAAGGCAATGGCTCAAGTTATTTCCTTCCAATTTAA